Within Desulfolithobacter dissulfuricans, the genomic segment GCCGATTCGCGATAGCGCTCAAAAGCCATGGCAAAGGTCCGGTAAACCAGATGGGCGAACTTGGTATAGGGCATGTACATGAACAGCATCATGACAGATACCAGGTGCAGGTAGTAGGTCACATAACCGATGGATGCCAGCCCGATCAGCCGGAAAATTTCAGCAGCCAGGCCGGTAACGCCCACACCCATGATCATCCAGATCAGGAACCAGTCATAGAAGGTCCGGGAAGCCTGCCCATCGGCTTCCATCTGGCTCCGGTTGCCCCACAGGATACCGATACCGACGATGAGAGCGATGGCGGCGACATTGGCCAGGATCTTGACCGGATTCCACATGGACATGGGACCATGCAGCTGCGGCCAGATTATGCCAAGCACGTCCTGAACAAAGGCGGAGTAGGCCGTGACAAAGAACAGGGCCAGGAAGGAGAGCAGGAGCGGCAGATGGCCGCGAACCCGGTCATAGTTGGCCTTGCACTCACGGAAACGGTTGTGCTGGATGATCTCCTGAACCGAAGGCCAGAGGAATTCCTTGATAAACTGCGGTACGGACGGACGGTACAGGGCCTCACCGACACCGGAATACTCTTCCATCTTTTTCCACATGTTGGTCACACCCTTGTACGAAGCATACAGGGCCAGACCGGCGGCAGGAAGCATGATCAGGTCAATGAAGAGAACATTCTTTGCCAGGTAGCGCCATTCCCAGTGACCGAAGAAATGTCCGTAGCCGGCATGGGCGAACTGTTCGGCAGACGGGATGTGCATGCCGCCGGAGATGAGCCACATGACGAAGACGACCACGGCCGGAATGCCGATGAGAATGGGCAGATTCTTGCCGGAGCTTGCCAGCTTCGCCAGCCCGGACGGCCAGCCGAAATACTTGTACATATAGGCCCGGATGGCACCGAGCACGTCACCGGGCTTGGCACCCCGCGGACAATAGGCGGTACAGTCACCACACTGATGGCAGAGCAGGACGTTGGGATCGCCAATGAGCTTGTCTTTCAGACCCCACTGGGCAAATACCATTTCACGCCTGGGAAAGGGATTGTCATCGGAAGAGAGCGGGCAGACAACAGAGCAGGTTGCGCACTGGAAACACTTTTTCAAAGTGTCACCACCCGCACTCTTCATGTCCTTGATAAAATCGAGATCGGGTTGCACGTTCATAGACATTTTCTCCTCCTGTCATGAAAACTGTTACTTGTATAGCGCAACAAAGGTTCTATACCAGAAAATTCCAAACGTTGCCATCCGGTACCATGAATTGGCCCGGATGGCAACCGGTTCTACACGACAGTGAGGTTAGAAGCCCTTGAACGGGTTCGGACCAAGCTCCATGATCTCCTCAACAAACTCCTCCAGGAGTTCGGGGAGCTTGTCGTAATCGGAAATGGCAATCTGCCGTACCGCACAACGCTCTGGCTCGAGACCAAGGGTTCCAAGGGTTTCACCGATGTTTTCCATCCGGCGGTTGGCAATCTCAGAGCCCTTGACGAAGTGGCACTGGTAATCATCGCCCCACTTGCAGCCAAGGAGAATGGCACCGTCCATACCGGAGGACAGGGCGTCCTTGATCCAGGCCATGTTGACCGAACCGAGGCAGCGAACCGGGATGAAGCGGATAAGCCGGTTGAGCTTGTTGCGATGCATGCCCGACATATCGAGGGCCGGGTACGCATCGTTCTCGCAGACAAAGGCGATGATACGCAGTTTGTCGTCATCGTCTTCCGGAACCTCGACCGCCTTGACCATGGATCCGATGAGATCGATGTTGTAGTCGGCAAAGCCGATGATACGCTCGGGACACGCGCCCATACAGGTACCGCAGCGACGGCAGCGGGTCGGGTTGGGCAGCGGGGTACCCTTCTCATCATCGTCCAGGGCACCGAACGGACACTCCTCAGTGCACCGCTTACACTGGGTACAGCGCTGGAAGAAAAAGTCCGGATAGGTCTTGTCACCGGACCGGGGATGAACGGCAACACCACGGTCCGCGCACTCGATAGCCTGGATGGCCTTGAGCGCGGCGCCGGTGGCGTCGTCGATGGTCTCTTCCATGGTTTCAGCCTTACGCACGCCACCGCAGGTGTAGATACCGGTCCGGCGGGTCTCGTAAGGGAAGCAGATGAAGTGTGAATCGGCATAGCCGTCAAAGAGCTCCAGATCCAGGAAGGCCGGACCCTGACGATAGGCCAGGTTGATGGTGGGCTCGTCCACGGTTGTGGGAACCATACCGGCAGCCAGAACGACCATGTCCACCTCGAGATCCAGATCCTCGCCCAGCAGGGTATCCTGAGCCTTGACCACCAGCCCGTTGTTGCCTTCTTCCACCTGGGTGACAGCTGCCTTGGTCAGGAAAATTCCGTCATCCTGCTGCATGTTCTTGTAGAACAGCTCGGTATGGCCCGGAGTCCGCATGTGCTGATACAGGATAAAAGCCTGTCCGTCAGGATTGTCCTCGCGAACATACTTTGCCTGCTTCAATGCAACCATGGATGTTACAGAGTTACAGTACGGAAAATCCTTGTCATTATCAGCCCCGCCAGGGCTCTGAATGAAGGCAACCCTGGCCGGGACCTTGCCCTGCTTGGCCAGTTTTTCAAACTCGGCATTGGTGACCACGTTGCTGAGTTTTCCGTAGCCGAGATGCTCATACTCGGAGACATCTGCCGGACGCCATCCTGTCGCCAGGATAACCGCACCAAAGGTCTCGCCGTCGGGATTCCTCTCGGTATACGGTTTGAGCCCGGCGTTAGGATCTTCCATCTCACCCTTGTCGATCAGGTCCTGCTCATCCACACCGACCTTGGCAGGGGCATCCCACTCGGTCTTGGTACCGGCGGGCTTGAGGGTGACGTTGAAATCCCCGGGAGCGCCACCTATACGGGCGACCTCGGTGGAGGTCTTGACAGTAATATTGGGATCCGCTTCCACTGCAGCAATCAGCTGGTCAATGGTGGGATTCTCAAGTTCACTGTAGGGGTACGCGGTGGGGAACTGCTTCCGCCAGCCACGAGCCTTGCCACCAAGCTCTGCCTCTTTCTCGACGATGGTGGCCTCGTAGCCCATCTTGGAAGCTTCCAGGGCAGCGGTCAGACCAGCGATACCACCACCCATTACCAGAACCTTTTTTACCAGGGTTTCAGGTTTGTACGGTTCAGGCAACTCGGTTTTCTGGGCCCGGGTGACGGCCATGCGGACATAGTCCTCACCCATTTCCTGCAGAAACTCGTCTACTCCTTCTGCAGCCTCTTCACCTTCTTCGGGCTCACCGGCGGTCCAGGCCACCTGCTCACGCAGGTTGGCACGAACGGTAATGATTTCATCACCGAAAGTGAACTCCTTCTGCATGACCCGGGGCGAACAGGCACAGACAACAACGGTGTTCACGCCCTTGTCGGCAATATCCTTCTCGATCAGTGCCCGACCTTCGGCGCCGCACAGACAGCCATGGTCGACCATCTCGATACCTGTCTCAGAGGCCGCCTCCTTGAGTCCGTCGACGTCAAGGACATCGCCGATACCACAACCTGTACAGAGATATGCTCCATATACTTTATCCATTGACCTTCCTCCTACCGTCCGATCTGAATTGCTTTGAGAGCTGCTGCAGTAGATGACTGACCACAGGTGTACACATCAGCAGCTGACTTGGCACAGCCGGCAGCAATCATTCCCTTGTCAGGCTCGGAAACAACAAATCCGTTACCGTCCATGTTGACGCCCAGTGCCTTGCCCTGTTCGCCAAGCGCCGGCTGCATGCCGGTCGCCAGCACACAGAGGTCAACTTTCTGCTGGATCTTGGCACCGCTCACGGCATTTTCAGCCACAACGGTTACGCCACCGTCATCCTCGGGAATGATATCGGCAACCTTGCCCTTGATAAACTGGGCATTTTCATCGGCCATGAGCTTCTCGCGAAACTTCTCATACTTTCCGGGAGTACGGAGATCAATGTAGAACACATAGATCTTGGCTTCGGGATACCGCTCGCGGATATACGTCATCTGCTTGAAGGTAGCCATGCAGCAGATATAGGAGCAATACTCGAGATGGTTCTCATCACGGGAGCCGGCACACTGAACAAAGGCGATGGACTCGGGTTCCTTGTCGTCACCGGGACGAACGATCTTGCCGCCGGTGGGCCCGTTGGGAGCCGCCATCCGCTCCATCATCATGTTGGTGATAATGGCACTGGACTGACCGAACTTGAGGTTGTCCATCTTGGTGGCATCGTAGGGATTCCAGCCAGTTGCCCAGACAATGGAGCCCACGGTGACGGTAAAGGTCTCCGGCTGCATGTCCAGATCAATGGCATTGTACTTACAGGCACCCTTGATCGCCTCAAGACACTCGGGCGAGCAGGCATCCTTGGCCAGGACATAACGGCGCGGAAACGCCATCTCATGAGGCAGGAAGATCGCCTTGGTCTTGTCCATGCCGAAGTTGAAGGCATTGTCGATCTCGTCCGTACACACCTCGGCGCAGTCGCCACAGGCTGTGCAGTTCGAGTTGACGTAACGCGGAGCGGTCTCCAGCGTTACTTCGTAGTTGCCCGGGCCACCGCTGACCGATTTGACTGTGGTCATGGTGTAGGGTTTGATTCTCCGGTTGTCCTTGACCCGCTTGAAGTTGATCTCCAGACCACACGTAGGGGGACAAAGTTTGGGGAAATACTGATTGAGCTGGGCTACACGCCCTCCGAAGTACGGATTCTTATCGATAAGAATAACATCATTACCGACCTCCGCAGCTTCCAGAGCGGCCGTCAGGCCACTTATTCCGCCGCCCACAACCAGTACCGCACCAGTTCCTGCAGTGTCACTCATGCCAATCCTCCATAACTGCTGGTATTGATGAAAGGTGATTTCTGGCTCCATTGACAGGAAGTTTCACTCCTTCCGGCCAACGCAAACAAAAAGCTGCCGCGTATATGAAAAATCTCCAGGCCCAATCGGGCCTGGAGATTCTCTCTAACAGATCAGTATGACTGATTAATTACAGCCACGGATCGGTCTCGATGATGTTGATGCACTCAACCTTCTCGCACTTCCACTCACCGGCCTTGGGATCATAAGTGGAGTTGACGAAGCAACGCCAGTTCTCATCATCGCAGGTCGGGAAGTCGGACCGATAGTAGAAGCCCGGATAACGGGATTCCTCACGGAACTGGATGTGACGGATATGAGCCTCAACACACCAGATACGATGGTAGTTCTCCCAGGCACGCATGAGCTCATGCAGGTCGCCGGCAGCCATCTTCTCTGCGTCCTCACGCAGCATTTCGAGCAGATCCATGCAGATGCCGAGCAGCTTGCCGGAGGTCATGTAGTAGGTAGCTACACCACCACCGTACTCATCGGTGGCCTTCATCAGGCG encodes:
- the qmoC gene encoding quinone-interacting membrane-bound oxidoreductase complex subunit QmoC; this translates as MNVQPDLDFIKDMKSAGGDTLKKCFQCATCSVVCPLSSDDNPFPRREMVFAQWGLKDKLIGDPNVLLCHQCGDCTAYCPRGAKPGDVLGAIRAYMYKYFGWPSGLAKLASSGKNLPILIGIPAVVVFVMWLISGGMHIPSAEQFAHAGYGHFFGHWEWRYLAKNVLFIDLIMLPAAGLALYASYKGVTNMWKKMEEYSGVGEALYRPSVPQFIKEFLWPSVQEIIQHNRFRECKANYDRVRGHLPLLLSFLALFFVTAYSAFVQDVLGIIWPQLHGPMSMWNPVKILANVAAIALIVGIGILWGNRSQMEADGQASRTFYDWFLIWMIMGVGVTGLAAEIFRLIGLASIGYVTYYLHLVSVMMLFMYMPYTKFAHLVYRTFAMAFERYRESAYVKNPLNDD
- a CDS encoding hydrogenase iron-sulfur subunit, whose product is MDKVYGAYLCTGCGIGDVLDVDGLKEAASETGIEMVDHGCLCGAEGRALIEKDIADKGVNTVVVCACSPRVMQKEFTFGDEIITVRANLREQVAWTAGEPEEGEEAAEGVDEFLQEMGEDYVRMAVTRAQKTELPEPYKPETLVKKVLVMGGGIAGLTAALEASKMGYEATIVEKEAELGGKARGWRKQFPTAYPYSELENPTIDQLIAAVEADPNITVKTSTEVARIGGAPGDFNVTLKPAGTKTEWDAPAKVGVDEQDLIDKGEMEDPNAGLKPYTERNPDGETFGAVILATGWRPADVSEYEHLGYGKLSNVVTNAEFEKLAKQGKVPARVAFIQSPGGADNDKDFPYCNSVTSMVALKQAKYVREDNPDGQAFILYQHMRTPGHTELFYKNMQQDDGIFLTKAAVTQVEEGNNGLVVKAQDTLLGEDLDLEVDMVVLAAGMVPTTVDEPTINLAYRQGPAFLDLELFDGYADSHFICFPYETRRTGIYTCGGVRKAETMEETIDDATGAALKAIQAIECADRGVAVHPRSGDKTYPDFFFQRCTQCKRCTEECPFGALDDDEKGTPLPNPTRCRRCGTCMGACPERIIGFADYNIDLIGSMVKAVEVPEDDDDKLRIIAFVCENDAYPALDMSGMHRNKLNRLIRFIPVRCLGSVNMAWIKDALSSGMDGAILLGCKWGDDYQCHFVKGSEIANRRMENIGETLGTLGLEPERCAVRQIAISDYDKLPELLEEFVEEIMELGPNPFKGF
- a CDS encoding CoB--CoM heterodisulfide reductase iron-sulfur subunit A family protein, with amino-acid sequence MSDTAGTGAVLVVGGGISGLTAALEAAEVGNDVILIDKNPYFGGRVAQLNQYFPKLCPPTCGLEINFKRVKDNRRIKPYTMTTVKSVSGGPGNYEVTLETAPRYVNSNCTACGDCAEVCTDEIDNAFNFGMDKTKAIFLPHEMAFPRRYVLAKDACSPECLEAIKGACKYNAIDLDMQPETFTVTVGSIVWATGWNPYDATKMDNLKFGQSSAIITNMMMERMAAPNGPTGGKIVRPGDDKEPESIAFVQCAGSRDENHLEYCSYICCMATFKQMTYIRERYPEAKIYVFYIDLRTPGKYEKFREKLMADENAQFIKGKVADIIPEDDGGVTVVAENAVSGAKIQQKVDLCVLATGMQPALGEQGKALGVNMDGNGFVVSEPDKGMIAAGCAKSAADVYTCGQSSTAAALKAIQIGR